The Arachis hypogaea cultivar Tifrunner chromosome 19, arahy.Tifrunner.gnm2.J5K5, whole genome shotgun sequence genome has a window encoding:
- the LOC112777754 gene encoding uncharacterized protein gives MCQDHAQLDSNVICQHIFPMVHADATICVKVLQGSVESAYGYKVSYKKVWHAKQKAIARIYGDWDESYDQLRRYFNALQAFVPGTIVDLQTVPYYVGNTLDRESVMFHQVFWSFSSCVQAFRHCKPLLSVDGTHLYGKYAGTLLMGIAQDENNNILPVAFALVERENTDSWYFFLTNLRRHVATRPGVLLISDRHAAIKAALEREGCGWDHNAYCVRHIASNFATSFKSKEAKRHLVNAAYSKTQEQAQYYLELISSEDPIASPQMMSWIRGLEPPKWLQHLDEGRRYGHMTTNLSECINSVLKGTRNLPVCAIVKSTYHRLNELFVVKGRQAQAQIASGQVFSQFLQKAILANREGISQMLVTSYDRATTVFTVDEIAAAGVQSRFRVNLQFRRCDCGYFQALHYPCAHALAACAYARLE, from the exons ATGTGTCAAGACCACGCTCAACTAGATAGCAATGTGATATGCCAGCACATATTCCCCATGGTGCATGCTGATGCGACTATTTGTGTAAAGGTGTTGCAAGGATCGGTAGAGTCAGCGTACGGGTACAAGGTGTCTTACAAGAAGGTTTGGCACGCGAAGCAGAAGGCAATCGCAAGGATCTATGGTGATTGGGACGAGTCGTATGACCAGCTGCGCAGATACTTCAATGCGCTGCAAGCTTTCGTCCCAg GGACAATTGTTGACCTCCAAACGGTTCCATACTATGTCGGAAACACGCTTGACCGTGAAAGTGTCATGTTTCACCAGGTCTTCTGGTCGTTCTCTTCGTGTGTTCAAGCGTTTAGGCATTGTAAGCCGCTGCTGTCAGTCGACGGAACACACCTGTACGGTAAGTACGCTGGCACCCTTCTCATGGGCATAGCACAGGATGAAAACAACAACATTCTGCCCGTCGCTTTCGCCCTCGTAGAAAGAGAGAACACAGATTCATGGTACTTCTTCCTGACTAATTTGAGGAGACATGTAGCGACTAGGCCAGGAGTTCTTCTTATCTCCGACAGGCATGCTGCAATAAAGGCCGCGTTGGAGCGTGAAGGATGTGGTTGGGATCACAATGCTTACTGTGTACGACATATTGCCTCGAACTTCGCAACAAGTTTCAAGAGTAAGGAAGCCAAAAGACACCTGGTTAATGCCGCTTATTCGAAGACCCAAGAGCAGGCGCAGTACTATCTTGAGTTAATTAGCAGCGAGGATCCCATAGCATCACCGCAGATGATGAGTTGGATACGAGGGTTAGAGCCACCTAAATGGCTGCAGCACCTTGATGAGGGCCGACGATATGGTCACATGACGACCAATCTTTCTGAGTGTATCAACTCCGTCCTGAAGGGCACTAGAAATCTACCAGTCTGTGCAATTGTCAAGTCTACATACCATCGCCTAAATGAGTTATTCGTCGTGAAGGGTCGGCAAGCACAAGCGCAGATTGCAAGCGGTCAGGTGTTCTCACAGTTCCTGCAGAAAGCCATATTAGCGAACCGTGAGGGAATTTCTCAGATGTTAGTGACGTCGTACGATAGAGCCACAACCGTATTCACAGTCGACGAGATAGCTGCTGCAGGGGTGCAGTCTCGGTTTAGGGTTAACCTTCAGTTTCGTAGATGTGACTGTGGTTACTTCCAGGCGTTACACTACCCATGTGCTCATGCTCTAGCCGCTTGCGCCTATGCGAGACTCGAGTGA